The following coding sequences lie in one Cyanobacterium sp. Dongsha4 genomic window:
- a CDS encoding Tic22 family protein — MSEQKSLLNKIKKLSVIGATVASCWLIQTTKILALPQEVILEKLKPIPVFTIADSQGAPLIASTDDNSRVAGVFISEKDANSFVERLKKDNPDLGKQVQVVPVSLAEVYQLSERNSQQQDGVQFAYVPSSQQIEQAQQLNNQYQGGVPLFVAKAGEDQGYLTIKQNDQEVIPFFFEKQQVQQLVENFKKAQPDLANSVQIEVVILEGMLDAMKQGDDEMLTRIVLWPSKESLEFLRSNTPK; from the coding sequence ATGTCAGAACAAAAATCTCTTTTAAACAAAATCAAAAAGTTAAGTGTTATCGGTGCAACAGTTGCTAGTTGTTGGTTAATTCAAACTACTAAAATATTAGCTTTACCTCAAGAAGTCATTTTAGAGAAACTTAAGCCTATACCTGTATTTACTATCGCTGACTCTCAAGGCGCACCATTAATTGCTTCCACAGATGATAATAGCAGAGTTGCAGGAGTTTTTATCAGCGAAAAAGATGCCAATTCTTTTGTTGAAAGGTTGAAAAAAGATAATCCTGATTTAGGAAAACAAGTGCAGGTTGTGCCTGTGTCTTTAGCAGAAGTTTATCAATTGTCGGAAAGAAATAGTCAACAACAAGATGGTGTACAATTTGCCTATGTGCCATCCTCTCAACAAATAGAACAAGCACAACAACTTAATAATCAATATCAAGGTGGAGTACCTTTGTTTGTAGCTAAGGCAGGGGAAGACCAAGGTTATTTAACTATTAAACAAAATGATCAAGAAGTTATACCTTTCTTTTTTGAGAAGCAACAAGTACAACAATTAGTGGAAAACTTCAAAAAAGCACAACCCGATTTAGCTAATTCTGTACAAATAGAGGTTGTTATTTTAGAAGGAATGTTGGATGCTATGAAGCAAGGGGATGACGAAATGTTGACGAGAATTGTTTTATGGCCTTCTAAAGAGTCTCTTGAGTTTTTACGCTCTAATACTCCTAAATAG
- the crcB gene encoding fluoride efflux transporter CrcB, with the protein MVKNPQIRIPIIISLGAIAGVLCRYYIGLWLLQNFETKFPIDIFLINISGCFLMGFLSTILARKYPLHPELVLLLITGFLGTYTTFSTYELNTAVNLNNIYRDLLYWVGSPIIGLFCLEIGIKLAQITLSIKSRS; encoded by the coding sequence ATGGTTAAAAATCCACAAATACGCATTCCTATAATTATTTCTCTAGGTGCGATCGCAGGAGTTTTATGTAGATATTATATAGGCTTGTGGTTACTTCAAAATTTTGAAACTAAATTCCCTATTGACATTTTTTTGATAAACATTAGTGGCTGTTTTCTTATGGGTTTTTTATCTACTATTCTGGCGAGAAAATATCCTTTACATCCCGAATTAGTTTTACTATTAATAACGGGATTTTTAGGAACTTATACAACTTTTTCTACCTATGAATTAAATACCGCAGTCAACTTAAATAATATATATCGAGATTTGCTATATTGGGTTGGTAGTCCAATTATAGGATTATTTTGTCTTGAAATAGGCATTAAATTGGCTCAAATTACTTTATCTATTAAGTCGAGAAGTTAG
- a CDS encoding succinylglutamate desuccinylase/aspartoacylase family protein, translated as MDEKNKEYKIKVAGEIIKPGQVKQIEIPVARLPTQTLICLPVTVINGLEKGARLWVNAAIHGDEINGVEIIRQVANHVNPRLLKGTLITVPIVNVFGFIEQSRYLPDRRDLNRCFPGSETGSLASRLANIFMREVVGKCTHGIDIHTAAIHRINLPQIRGNLDDPETMRIAKAFNSPIMIHATTRDGSLRQAASSEGIPTLLYEGGEALRFDQDAIAVGVRGIFRVMKTLGMYDNPVENGKDEVSVRVNQSKWLRASQSGIFQLRTKLGARVEKKQLVGTITDAFGNKTIAVKSNIEGIVISHVQNPLVNQGDALIHIAMTPINPS; from the coding sequence ATGGATGAAAAAAATAAAGAATATAAGATAAAAGTTGCAGGAGAAATTATTAAACCGGGGCAAGTTAAGCAAATCGAAATTCCTGTGGCAAGATTGCCTACTCAAACTTTAATTTGTCTGCCTGTAACTGTGATTAATGGTTTAGAAAAAGGGGCGAGATTATGGGTTAATGCGGCAATTCATGGGGATGAAATTAATGGAGTAGAAATTATCCGTCAAGTAGCAAATCATGTCAATCCTCGGCTTTTAAAGGGTACTTTGATTACTGTACCCATTGTCAATGTATTTGGTTTTATCGAACAATCTCGCTATTTACCCGATCGCCGTGACTTAAATCGTTGCTTTCCGGGTTCTGAAACTGGCTCTTTAGCCTCTCGATTGGCGAATATTTTTATGAGGGAAGTGGTGGGCAAATGTACTCACGGGATTGATATTCATACGGCGGCGATTCATCGTATTAATTTACCGCAAATTAGGGGAAATTTAGATGATCCTGAGACAATGCGTATTGCTAAGGCTTTTAATAGTCCGATTATGATTCATGCTACAACCCGTGACGGTTCATTGCGACAGGCGGCAAGTTCTGAGGGTATTCCTACGTTACTTTATGAGGGGGGAGAGGCTTTAAGATTTGACCAAGATGCGATCGCAGTTGGGGTAAGAGGTATTTTTCGGGTGATGAAAACTTTAGGGATGTATGATAATCCTGTGGAAAATGGAAAAGATGAAGTGTCAGTGAGGGTTAACCAATCAAAATGGTTACGGGCATCTCAAAGTGGAATTTTTCAGTTGAGAACAAAATTAGGAGCGAGGGTAGAAAAAAAACAGTTGGTGGGTACGATTACGGATGCTTTTGGCAATAAAACCATTGCGGTGAAAAGTAATATTGAAGGTATTGTCATTTCTCATGTGCAAAATCCATTGGTCAATCAGGGAGATGCTTTAATTCATATTGCTATGACTCCCATTAACCCGAGTTAG
- a CDS encoding aminopeptidase P N-terminal domain-containing protein, with amino-acid sequence MISPLEYKQRRQKLMSAIGKGVAVFNSAPYAVMHNDVEYVYRQDSDFYYLTGFNESSAVAVLAPNHSEHQFILFVQPKDLAKEIWTGYRVGVEGAKDLYGADAVYSIEELDEKLPKYLVSGDRIYYHLGRDLNFNARIIHYWQKLTESYPKRGTGPTGIEDSNFVLHPLRMIKSPAEIEMIRKATEISVKAHKKAQEIAQPGKYEYEIQAEIEHTFRSLGGDGVAYPSIVASGANACILHYIENNRRMEAGDLLLIDAGCSYGYYNGDITRTFPVDGKFDPRQKDIYQLVLEAQLAAIEMVKPGNTYNQYHDKAVEVLVEGLKELKLLQGDSKEIIEEKKYEPFYMHRTGHWLGLDVHDVGNYKQDKENWTTFQAGHIVTVEPGIYISPYITPAEGQPEIPDYWKGIGVRIEDDVLVTESGNEVLTAGIGK; translated from the coding sequence ATGATTTCTCCTTTGGAATATAAACAACGTCGGCAAAAATTGATGTCCGCAATCGGTAAAGGTGTAGCAGTGTTTAATAGTGCTCCTTATGCGGTGATGCACAATGATGTAGAATATGTTTACCGTCAAGATAGTGATTTTTATTATCTCACTGGTTTTAATGAGTCTTCTGCTGTTGCAGTATTAGCACCTAATCATAGTGAACATCAATTTATTCTTTTTGTTCAACCGAAAGACTTAGCCAAGGAAATTTGGACGGGTTATCGTGTGGGAGTGGAAGGGGCAAAAGATTTATATGGAGCTGATGCAGTTTATTCCATCGAAGAGTTAGATGAAAAATTACCTAAATATTTAGTTAGTGGCGATCGCATTTATTATCATTTAGGTAGAGACTTAAACTTTAATGCCCGTATTATTCACTATTGGCAAAAACTAACAGAATCTTACCCTAAAAGGGGTACGGGTCCCACTGGTATTGAAGATAGTAATTTTGTTTTACATCCTTTGAGAATGATAAAAAGTCCAGCAGAAATCGAGATGATTCGCAAGGCAACAGAAATTTCAGTCAAAGCCCACAAAAAAGCCCAAGAAATTGCTCAACCGGGTAAATATGAGTATGAAATTCAAGCGGAAATTGAACACACTTTCAGAAGTTTAGGAGGAGACGGGGTTGCTTATCCTTCTATTGTTGCCTCTGGGGCAAATGCTTGTATTTTGCACTACATTGAAAATAATCGCAGAATGGAAGCAGGAGACTTGCTATTGATAGATGCAGGTTGTTCCTATGGCTATTATAATGGCGATATTACCCGTACTTTTCCCGTTGATGGCAAATTTGACCCTCGCCAGAAAGACATCTATCAGCTAGTTTTAGAAGCCCAATTAGCTGCGATCGAAATGGTGAAACCGGGTAATACATATAACCAATACCATGATAAAGCAGTGGAGGTATTAGTAGAGGGCTTAAAAGAATTGAAACTGTTACAAGGAGACAGTAAAGAGATTATAGAGGAGAAAAAATACGAGCCTTTTTATATGCACCGCACGGGGCATTGGTTAGGATTAGATGTTCACGATGTAGGCAACTATAAACAAGATAAGGAAAATTGGACGACATTTCAAGCAGGACATATTGTAACTGTTGAGCCCGGTATCTATATTTCTCCTTACATCACCCCCGCCGAGGGGCAACCCGAAATTCCCGACTATTGGAAAGGTATTGGTGTCAGAATTGAGGATGATGTTTTAGTGACAGAATCGGGTAATGAGGTTTTAACCGCAGGAATTGGTAAATAA
- a CDS encoding DUF2079 domain-containing protein, with protein MKQNIKSHELRNLYKISTFFLIIILLLGLNRYYSFFASYDMGIFNQIFWNNLHGNFYHSSLASGISTHVTSGESLPLVDDSYLGHHFSPNLLLFLPLYFLFPSPATLVIIQCLLITGAGIVLYFLARQHIAHFISLLIVVSFYSAIAIFVPTLSNFDNISQLPILAFSLLLCLEKNRWGFVALFSLLLLGVRQEAGLNLFGIGIYLIITRRHWIQGLIMAIFSFIYMIFITNVIMPQFTKDVGERFMVDKFGQYLQDNNPSTVGVIWGMVTQPLLVLKELISPFDNTIEYLLGQWLSLGLIPALSPTSWIITFFPLLTPLLGQGKSILSLNIRYAMMITPGLFYGTILWWRGQSFGNFYQDLKALQPRKLGARFKRFWLSCIVISLLLGFTSSATELSRAFYFIMPDSFQPLVYVSLPRQWQHSASIYQLLKQIPKDASASATNNIIPHLSGREAIIRLPMIEFLDTSHQPQTVDYIIADLWELERYSVVFTKEKGWLEAIQGLIKEVTEKEEYKIVAQKDEVILLKKQASRKRARGKGE; from the coding sequence GTGAAACAAAATATAAAAAGTCATGAATTAAGGAATTTATACAAAATTAGCACTTTTTTCTTAATAATAATATTACTTCTGGGGCTAAATCGTTACTATAGTTTTTTTGCATCCTATGATATGGGAATTTTCAATCAAATTTTTTGGAATAATTTACATGGAAATTTTTATCATAGCTCTCTTGCTTCTGGTATTTCCACTCATGTCACCAGTGGCGAATCTTTACCCTTAGTTGATGACAGTTACTTAGGTCATCATTTTAGCCCTAATCTATTACTATTTTTACCGCTATATTTTCTTTTCCCTTCCCCTGCCACTTTAGTAATCATACAATGTTTATTAATTACGGGGGCTGGAATTGTCCTTTATTTTCTGGCACGACAACACATAGCCCATTTTATCTCTTTATTAATTGTAGTCAGTTTTTACAGTGCGATCGCAATTTTTGTACCCACTTTATCCAACTTTGATAATATATCTCAACTGCCCATATTAGCTTTCAGTCTTCTCCTATGTTTGGAAAAAAATCGATGGGGTTTCGTCGCTTTATTTTCCTTATTGCTTTTGGGTGTAAGACAAGAAGCAGGATTAAATCTATTTGGAATAGGAATTTATTTAATTATCACCCGTCGCCATTGGATTCAAGGATTAATAATGGCTATTTTTTCCTTCATCTATATGATTTTTATTACTAACGTGATTATGCCCCAATTCACGAAAGATGTTGGGGAAAGATTCATGGTAGATAAATTCGGGCAGTATTTGCAGGATAATAACCCCTCCACCGTAGGAGTAATTTGGGGTATGGTAACTCAACCTTTATTAGTATTAAAAGAATTAATTTCTCCCTTTGATAATACCATCGAATATTTATTAGGACAATGGCTATCTTTAGGCTTAATACCAGCCCTTTCTCCTACTTCATGGATAATAACTTTTTTCCCTCTCCTTACTCCTTTACTTGGTCAAGGAAAATCTATTTTATCCCTAAATATTCGTTATGCTATGATGATTACCCCCGGACTATTTTACGGAACAATTTTATGGTGGCGAGGGCAATCTTTTGGCAATTTTTATCAAGATTTAAAAGCACTTCAACCGAGAAAATTAGGAGCAAGATTTAAAAGATTTTGGCTTAGTTGTATTGTTATCTCTTTACTATTAGGTTTTACCTCCAGTGCAACAGAATTAAGCCGTGCTTTTTATTTCATCATGCCAGATTCATTTCAACCCTTAGTATATGTATCCTTACCTCGTCAATGGCAACATTCCGCTTCTATTTATCAGCTTTTAAAGCAAATCCCTAAAGATGCCAGTGCGAGTGCAACTAATAATATTATTCCTCATCTGAGTGGTAGAGAGGCAATTATTCGCTTACCAATGATAGAGTTTTTAGACACAAGCCACCAACCTCAAACCGTTGACTATATTATCGCTGATTTATGGGAATTAGAACGTTATAGCGTTGTTTTTACCAAAGAAAAAGGATGGTTAGAAGCCATACAAGGGTTGATTAAAGAGGTAACAGAGAAAGAAGAATATAAGATTGTTGCTCAAAAAGATGAGGTAATTTTGTTAAAAAAACAAGCCAGTAGGAAAAGGGCAAGGGGCAAAGGTGAATAG
- the crcB gene encoding fluoride efflux transporter CrcB produces the protein MKETYFFIALGAILGALSRYYLTLFCLNKWGNKYSYGTLFANLSGSFLIGFISTIIFYKIISLELQQFILIGFLGAYTTFSSYILDTSNLYREKRFIDAIFYWIGTPLIGFICIELGIISARIYYSLGG, from the coding sequence ATGAAAGAGACTTATTTTTTTATCGCTTTAGGTGCAATTTTAGGGGCATTAAGTAGATATTATTTAACTTTATTCTGTCTCAATAAGTGGGGTAATAAATATAGTTATGGAACACTATTTGCTAATTTATCAGGATCTTTTTTAATAGGTTTTATTTCCACTATTATTTTTTACAAAATTATTTCTTTAGAATTACAACAATTTATTTTAATCGGCTTCCTTGGAGCATATACAACGTTTTCTTCTTATATTCTTGATACTTCAAATTTATATCGAGAAAAGAGATTTATAGATGCAATTTTCTATTGGATAGGGACACCTCTTATCGGTTTTATTTGTATCGAATTAGGTATTATATCAGCCAGAATTTATTATAGTTTAGGAGGTTAA
- a CDS encoding Ppx/GppA phosphatase family protein, with the protein MTYTNQLSYQSVQKKALQDCILGAIDIGTNSIHMVVVHINAQIPSFSIIAKEKDTVRLGDRDLDTGNLTDSAMNRALEALKRCNDLAKSLKVNQLIAVATSATREAPNGREFLQRVENELGITVDLISGQEEARRIYLGVLSGMDFGGKVHAVIDIGGGSTEIILGDAQEARFLSSTKVGAVRLTQDFIQSDPINSKDFIRLSAYIQGMLERPVEEFRNALHTGEKVMLVGTSGTAETLAMIHALDGNSVEPITLNGYKMPLKDIEEILVKLTKMDYNERVSITGMSERRAEIIIAGATILVEAMRMLEVDSLTVCERALREGVIVDWMLQHGYIENRLAYQGEVRPRNIYKIAHKYQVDLPHAERIADFALNIFDSMKGQLHSWGDLEREYLWSATILHNCGLYISHSAHHKHSYYLIRNAELLGFSEIEIELIAQIARYHRKSKPKRKHESYASLSDNHRKMVKQLSAILRLAIALDRRQIGAIKDLECRYDEEYKQLHLHLHPTIVGDDCALELWNLDYKKPIFEQEYGVKVLVTLHR; encoded by the coding sequence ATGACTTATACTAATCAGTTATCTTATCAAAGTGTCCAGAAAAAAGCCTTACAAGATTGTATCTTAGGTGCGATCGATATTGGTACTAATTCTATTCATATGGTAGTAGTACATATTAATGCTCAGATACCTTCTTTTTCTATCATCGCTAAAGAAAAGGATACCGTAAGATTGGGCGATCGCGATTTGGATACGGGAAATTTAACTGATAGTGCTATGAATAGAGCATTAGAAGCCTTAAAACGTTGTAACGACTTAGCCAAGAGTTTAAAAGTTAATCAGTTGATAGCAGTTGCCACCAGTGCCACAAGAGAAGCCCCCAACGGACGAGAATTTTTACAAAGAGTTGAAAATGAGTTAGGGATTACTGTTGATTTAATTTCTGGGCAAGAAGAAGCAAGAAGAATTTATTTAGGAGTGTTGTCTGGGATGGATTTTGGCGGAAAAGTCCATGCTGTAATCGATATTGGTGGTGGTTCAACAGAAATCATCTTAGGAGATGCCCAAGAAGCAAGATTTTTGAGTAGTACAAAAGTAGGTGCTGTACGTTTAACTCAAGATTTTATTCAAAGTGACCCCATTAATAGTAAAGATTTTATTCGACTTAGTGCTTATATTCAAGGGATGTTAGAACGTCCTGTGGAAGAATTTAGAAATGCTCTTCATACAGGGGAAAAAGTCATGTTAGTGGGTACATCTGGCACTGCGGAAACCCTCGCCATGATTCATGCCCTTGATGGCAATAGTGTTGAACCCATAACCTTGAATGGCTATAAAATGCCTTTAAAAGATATAGAAGAAATCCTCGTTAAATTAACCAAAATGGATTACAACGAAAGAGTATCCATCACAGGGATGTCTGAGCGTCGGGCGGAAATTATTATTGCAGGTGCAACTATTTTAGTGGAGGCGATGAGAATGTTGGAAGTGGATTCATTGACTGTATGTGAGAGAGCATTGAGAGAGGGCGTTATAGTTGACTGGATGTTGCAACATGGATATATTGAAAATCGTCTTGCTTATCAAGGGGAAGTGCGCCCCCGTAACATTTATAAAATTGCCCATAAATATCAAGTGGACTTACCCCACGCTGAAAGAATAGCTGATTTTGCTTTAAATATTTTTGATAGTATGAAAGGTCAACTGCATTCTTGGGGAGACTTAGAAAGAGAATATCTCTGGAGTGCCACTATTTTGCATAATTGCGGTTTATACATATCCCATTCTGCCCATCATAAACATTCTTATTACTTGATTCGCAATGCTGAATTATTAGGTTTTAGTGAAATTGAAATTGAATTAATTGCTCAAATTGCCCGTTATCATCGTAAGAGTAAGCCAAAACGTAAACATGAAAGTTATGCTTCTTTATCGGATAATCATCGTAAAATGGTTAAGCAACTGAGTGCGATATTAAGACTTGCGATCGCACTTGATCGAAGACAAATAGGGGCGATTAAAGACTTGGAATGTAGATATGATGAAGAATATAAGCAGTTACATCTCCATTTACATCCTACCATTGTTGGAGACGACTGTGCTTTAGAATTATGGAATTTAGACTATAAAAAGCCCATTTTTGAACAAGAATACGGAGTTAAGGTTTTAGTTACACTACACAGATGA
- a CDS encoding helix-turn-helix transcriptional regulator — MEIETNSFDNLMPEINKEKLKKLITELRGEGTQKSLAEKLNVAPYTISSWVNKISSPSRENLDVIADHMGISLDILMSKITDNSNIYSHDNIPKTPQGFSSLLDYYLSKEQQLELAKLILNKYY; from the coding sequence ATGGAAATAGAAACGAATAGTTTTGACAATTTAATGCCAGAAATAAACAAGGAAAAATTAAAAAAACTAATTACAGAATTAAGGGGAGAAGGAACTCAAAAAAGTTTAGCAGAAAAGCTAAATGTAGCCCCTTATACAATTAGCTCATGGGTTAATAAAATATCGTCTCCTTCAAGGGAAAACCTAGATGTAATAGCGGATCATATGGGAATATCTTTAGATATTCTTATGAGTAAAATTACTGATAATTCTAATATTTATTCTCATGATAATATTCCTAAAACCCCTCAAGGATTTTCGAGTCTGTTAGACTATTACCTGTCCAAAGAACAGCAATTAGAACTTGCTAAATTAATCCTTAATAAATATTATTAA
- a CDS encoding response regulator has translation MRILLVDDDEILIDILEKTLQNQNYTIDAVMDGQQGWTYVSTYNYDLIILDWSLPKLDGISLCKRIRHYGYDMPIMILTARHSSQEKSYALDVGADDYLCKPFDIEELMARIRALLRRSQSYDQSSPLLNWGSLYLDPCICQVSYQGNTIQLTTKEYQLLELFLRHPHEVFSIEAIIENLWSSIEYPSEATVRSHLRYLRQKLKQAGLSENPIDTIRGRGYCLKSQPMKTEIKTEQNTLVFPSEIEKEKHLQQLTALNNIWEKYQDKREEQLNILQTTLNQIKEQKINKNQLKKAIDNCHKLSGNLGIFGFNEASYLASQLEQLLKENLEKKLDKIKQFETILNNLIWQINPQKDEKLNHLTNQIIDHCSLVLVISEDVQFKKIFNQEAVKKGIITITMTDLETVKIWFKSLEKEQFPDVVIMSIAFNQWQQELVEEYLAFITELNLQTPPIPSIIIGDRYERNFSHRTSTEERLLIAEKGGTFYLKKPVTPQEAIKFCQIALKRYAQGRKIMIIDEDEELLRLLPIYLQPWGFNITTLHDTRQFWDVLCAIAPDVLILEIEMPYLNGIEICKMLRTHTQWYQLPIIYYTKHTEPIILEKAFNSGANDIIPKTFTERTLAQRIIKNIELGVRS, from the coding sequence ATGAGAATCTTGCTAGTAGATGATGATGAAATTCTCATTGATATTTTAGAAAAAACGCTCCAAAACCAAAACTATACCATTGATGCAGTGATGGATGGACAACAGGGGTGGACTTATGTTTCTACTTATAATTATGATCTGATTATTCTCGATTGGAGTTTACCTAAATTAGATGGTATTAGTTTGTGTAAACGCATTCGTCATTATGGCTATGATATGCCCATTATGATTCTTACTGCCCGTCATAGTAGTCAGGAAAAAAGTTACGCCCTTGATGTCGGAGCTGATGATTATCTTTGTAAGCCTTTTGACATTGAAGAATTAATGGCGAGAATTAGAGCTTTATTGCGACGTAGCCAAAGTTATGATCAATCTTCTCCCTTATTAAATTGGGGAAGCCTATATTTAGACCCCTGTATTTGTCAAGTTAGTTATCAGGGTAATACTATTCAACTTACCACAAAAGAATATCAATTATTAGAATTATTTTTACGTCATCCCCATGAGGTATTTAGTATTGAAGCTATTATCGAAAATTTATGGTCTTCTATTGAGTATCCCTCAGAAGCAACAGTGCGATCGCATCTTCGTTATTTAAGACAGAAATTAAAACAAGCAGGATTATCAGAAAATCCCATCGACACCATAAGAGGAAGAGGATATTGTTTGAAATCTCAACCCATGAAAACAGAAATAAAAACAGAACAAAACACCCTCGTATTTCCCTCAGAAATTGAAAAGGAAAAACACTTACAACAATTAACCGCACTAAATAATATTTGGGAAAAATATCAAGATAAAAGAGAGGAACAATTAAACATTTTACAAACTACATTAAACCAAATCAAGGAACAAAAAATTAATAAAAATCAACTTAAAAAAGCCATTGATAATTGTCATAAATTATCAGGCAATTTAGGTATATTTGGCTTTAATGAAGCCTCATATTTAGCTTCTCAACTAGAGCAGTTATTGAAAGAAAATTTAGAAAAAAAGCTAGATAAAATCAAACAATTTGAGACTATTTTAAATAACTTAATTTGGCAAATCAATCCTCAAAAAGATGAGAAATTAAACCATTTAACCAATCAAATAATTGACCATTGCTCTTTAGTTTTAGTAATCAGTGAAGATGTCCAATTTAAAAAAATTTTTAATCAAGAAGCCGTAAAAAAAGGAATTATTACCATTACCATGACAGATTTAGAAACAGTAAAAATATGGTTTAAGTCTTTAGAAAAAGAGCAGTTTCCCGATGTCGTTATCATGAGTATAGCTTTTAATCAATGGCAACAAGAATTAGTTGAAGAATATCTTGCCTTTATCACAGAATTAAATCTGCAAACTCCTCCTATTCCTAGTATTATAATCGGCGATCGCTACGAACGTAACTTTTCTCATCGCACATCCACCGAAGAAAGACTATTAATCGCAGAAAAAGGAGGCACATTTTATCTAAAAAAACCCGTCACTCCTCAAGAAGCCATTAAATTTTGTCAAATAGCCTTGAAAAGGTATGCCCAAGGAAGAAAAATCATGATTATTGATGAAGATGAAGAATTATTGCGTCTTTTACCTATTTATTTACAGCCTTGGGGTTTTAATATCACAACCCTCCATGATACCCGTCAATTCTGGGATGTGTTATGCGCGATCGCACCTGATGTATTAATATTAGAAATTGAAATGCCCTATCTTAACGGTATTGAAATTTGTAAAATGTTGCGTACTCATACCCAATGGTATCAACTACCAATAATTTACTATACAAAGCATACAGAACCAATAATTCTCGAAAAAGCCTTTAATAGCGGAGCTAATGATATTATCCCGAAAACCTTTACAGAAAGAACATTAGCACAACGTATCATCAAAAATATAGAATTAGGAGTTAGGAGTTAA